The sequence CAATTCATCGCAAAAGCGTTGAGCCTGATCTCTTTGGCCATGCTGGTCCCTCGGCGCCCTGTACTGAGCGCTCTTCGAATGATAGATGTGCGCCCCAATCTGGCGAAGTTCTTGCATATCGCGTGCGCTTGGCAAGGCCAAAACCAGCGGCGCTCCCGCTCTTGGCAAGCCAATCTCAAGAGAGCAAGAACGAAATCGCAAGAGAACTACAAGAACTGTCCAAGCCCCCGCCACTTTCGATGGCCAGTGTAGCCCGCTACGTTCGCCCGCGTCGAAACCTTGAAAACGGAAGCAATGACCAGAGCCGACGCCATCGCCCGCGCCCGCGACGATTTCAAGTCCGGCGCGTTCCTCGCTGAACTCGACCGCCGCGTCGCCTACAAGACCGAGAGCCAGAATCCGTCGCGTGGCCCAGAGCTGCGCGCCTATCTGGAACAGGAGATGCAGCCGGCTTTCGCCGCGCTCGACTTCACCAGTCGCATCGTCGAATCCCCGAGCGGCAAGGCGCCGTTCCTGTTCGCCGAGCACCACGAGAGCGCCTCGCTGCCGACCGTGCTGGTCTATGGCCATGGCGACGTCGTCGACGGCATGGAAGGCGAATGGCGCGAGGGGCGCGATCCCTGGCGCACGACGGTTTCGGGGACGCGGCTCTATGGCCGCGGCACCGCCGACAACAAGGGCCAGCACAGCATCAACATGGCGGCGCTTCGCGCGGTGCGCGAGGCCCGTGGCGGCAAGCTCGGCTTCAATGCCAAATTCATCGTCGAGATGGGCGAGGAGATCGGCTCGCCCGATCTCGGCAAGGTCTGCGACCTCAATCGAGACACGCTCAAGGCCGACCTGTTCATGGCCTCCGACGGCCCGCGCTTGTCCGCAGATCGCCCGACACTCTTCCTTGGCTGCCGCGGCGGCATTCGCATCCATCTCGACGTCAATCTGCGTGATGGCGGTCATCATTCCGGCAATTGGGGCGGCGTGCTCGCCAACCCCGCGACCATCCTGGTCAACGCGATCTCGACACTGGTCGACGGCCACGGCCGCCTCCAGCTCGAGGCCCTGAAGCCGCCGCGCCTCACCAACCAGATCCGCAGCTACCTTGCCGACGTCGAGGTGGTGCCGACCGCGGACGAGCCGGCGCTGGCGGAGAATTGGGGCGAGGAGGGGCTGTCGGCGGCCGAGCGGCTGTATGCCTGGAACACGCTGGAAGTGCTGGCGATGTCCTCGGGCAATATCGAGAAGCCGGCCAATGCCATTCCCGGCCACGCCAATGCCGTGCTGCAACTGCGTTTCGTGGTCGGCACCAAGATCGAAGGTCTGATCGAGGCCGTCCGTGCGCATCTGGTCGCAAAGGGCTTTCCGATGGTCGAGGTGCGGGCGGCGCAGAGCTTTGCTGCATCGCGCACCGATTTCGACAGCCCCTGGATCAAATGGGCGGCGGATTCGGTGCAGGAGACCACCGGCAAGGCGCCGGCGGTGCTGCCGAATTTCGGCGGCTCGCTGCCCAACGACGTCTTTTCCGAAATCCTGGGCCTGCCGACGATCTGGGTCCCGCACTCCTATCCCGGCTGCTCCCAGCATGCGCCCAATGAGCACATCCTGCTGCCATTGACTGAAGAGGCCTTGACGGTGATGGCCGGGCTGTTCTGGGATCTCGGGGAATTGCCAAAGCCACTCGCCTGAGCCGTTAACCTGAGCCGCCATTCCAGCCGAAAGTCACATTCTAATCCGGCCCGATTTGTGCTTGCATCCGGCCGCATCATCCTGAAAGGGGAAGAAAAAAGTGAAACATTTCCGTCACATCGGGCTCGCGCTCGCCGCGACCTTTGCCGTCAGCCAGGCCGGGGCCCAGGAGCTGACCGGCACGCTGAAGAACATCAAGGACACCGGCGCCATCACGCTGGGCTTCCGCGACTCCTCGATCCCGTTCTCCTATCTGGACGACAACCAGAAGCCGGTCGGGTTCGCGATGGACATCTGCTACAAGATCGTCGACGCCGTGAAGAAGGAGCTCAAGCTCGACAAGCTCGAGGTCAAGCTCAACCCGGTGACCTCGGCGACGCGCATCCCACTGATGGCCAACGGCACCATCGACCTCGAATGCGGCTCGACCACCAACAATGCCGAGCGCCAGAAGCAGGTCGCCTTCACCAACACCCACTTCCTGACCGCCAGCCGCTACGTATTCAAGAAGTCGAGCGGCCTGAAGTCGATCGACGATCTCAAGGGCAAGACGGTGGTCTCGACCGCCGGCACCACCAACATCAAGCAGCTCACCGAAGCCAACGTCGCGAAGGGCCTCGGCGCCAACATCATCCCGGCGAAGGATCACGCCGAAGCCTTCCTGATGGTCGAGACCGACCGGGCGGTCGCCTTCGTCATGGACGACATCCTGCTCGCCAGCCTCGTCGCCGGCTCGAAGTCGCCGGATGACTATGCGATCTCCAAGGACGCGTTCTCCAAGCCCGAGCCCTACGGCATCATGCTGCGCAAGGACGACGCGCCCTTCAAGAAGGTGGTCGATGCGGCAACCGCTGCGGTCTATACCTCGGGCGAGGGCGAGAAGATCTACGCCAAGTGGTTCACGACCAAGATCCCGCCGAAGGGGCTGAACCTGAACACGCCGATCTCGTCGGAACTGAAGAACGAGTTCGCCAAGCCGACGGACTCGCCGAACCCGGACGATTACAAGTAAGATATGTTGTTGGCCTCTCCCCGCTTGCGGGGAGAGGCCACCCTAGCCCTTTCCCCGCAAGCGGGGAGAGGGAAGAAATTCCAGCCATTCTGGAGGGAGTGGCCGGACATTTGCATAGGCGCCCGGACAATTGTGATGGGCGCGTTCGCGCGGGGGACACGTGAACTACCACTGGAACTGGGGAATTTTCTTCGAGCCGAACCCGATGGGGACCGGCACCTATCTCGACATGCTGTTGTCGGGACTGGCGCTGACCATCAAGACGGCGCTGCTCGCCTGGATCATCGCGCTGATCTTCGGCTCGATCGTCGGCGTCATGCGCACGCTGCCGTCGCGGGGCGCGTACTGGTTCGGCTTCTGCTGGGTCGAATTCTTCCGTAACATGCCGCTGCTGGTGCAGCTCTTCCTGTGGTTCTTCGTGCTGCCGGAATTGCTGCCGAGGGCCGCCGGCCTGTGGCTGAAGCAATTGCCGAACGCGCCGTTCTGGACGGCGGCGATCGGCGTCGGCTTCTTCATGTCGGCGCGCGTCGCCGTGCAGTTGCAGGCCGGCATCGGTTCGCTGCCGCGCGGCCAGAAGATGGCCGCGACCGCGCTCGGGCTCACCACCGTGCAGGGCTATCGCTACGTGCTGCTGCCGATGGCGTTCCGCATCATCCTGCCGCCGCTGACCTCCGAGTTCCTCAACACCATCAAGAACACGGCGGTCGCCATCACCATCGGCCTGATCGAGCTGACCGGACAGGCGCGCTCGATGCAGGAATTCTCGTTCCAGGTGTTCGAGGCCTTCACGGCCGCGACCATCCTCTATCTCCTCGTCAACGCCGTCGTCGTGACCGCGATGCGCTTCCTCGAGCGCTACGTCGCGATCCCCGGCTACATCACGGGGAAATAGCGCCATGCTCGGGAGTTTCGATTTCGACGTCATCCGCCGGTCGCTGCCCTACCTGTTCTACGAGGGCATGACCTTCACGTTGACGCTGACCGCGCTCGCAGCGCTCGGCGGCCTGATCTTCGGCACGGCGATCGCCCTGATGCGGCTGTCCGGCTACAAGACCCTCGGGCGCATCGCCGGCCTCTATGTCGACTTCATGCGCTCGCTGCCGCTGGTGCTGGTCATCTTCTGGTTCTACTTCCTGGTGCCCTATATCGGGCAGTGGCTGACCGGCGCCTCGCGCCCGATCAGCGTCGGCGCGTTCGCGTCCTCGCTCATCACCTTCATCATGTTCGAGGCGGCGTATTTCTCCGAGATCATGCGCGCCGGCATCCAGTCGATCTCGCGCGGGCAGCCGGCCGCGGCCTCCGCGCTCGGCCTGAGCTACGCCCAGACCATGCGCTACGTCGTGCTGCCGCAGGCGTTCCGCAACATGCTCCCCGTGCTGCTGACCCAGACCATCGTGCTGTTCCAGGACACCTCGCTGGTCTACGTGCTGTCGATCCCGGACTTCCTGGGCGCGGCCAGCAAGGTCGCGCAGCGCGACGGGCGCCTCGTCGAAATGTATCTGTTTGCCGCCGTCGTCTACTTCACCATT is a genomic window of Bradyrhizobium sp. CB1717 containing:
- a CDS encoding amino acid ABC transporter permease, which produces MNYHWNWGIFFEPNPMGTGTYLDMLLSGLALTIKTALLAWIIALIFGSIVGVMRTLPSRGAYWFGFCWVEFFRNMPLLVQLFLWFFVLPELLPRAAGLWLKQLPNAPFWTAAIGVGFFMSARVAVQLQAGIGSLPRGQKMAATALGLTTVQGYRYVLLPMAFRIILPPLTSEFLNTIKNTAVAITIGLIELTGQARSMQEFSFQVFEAFTAATILYLLVNAVVVTAMRFLERYVAIPGYITGK
- a CDS encoding amino acid ABC transporter substrate-binding protein produces the protein MKHFRHIGLALAATFAVSQAGAQELTGTLKNIKDTGAITLGFRDSSIPFSYLDDNQKPVGFAMDICYKIVDAVKKELKLDKLEVKLNPVTSATRIPLMANGTIDLECGSTTNNAERQKQVAFTNTHFLTASRYVFKKSSGLKSIDDLKGKTVVSTAGTTNIKQLTEANVAKGLGANIIPAKDHAEAFLMVETDRAVAFVMDDILLASLVAGSKSPDDYAISKDAFSKPEPYGIMLRKDDAPFKKVVDAATAAVYTSGEGEKIYAKWFTTKIPPKGLNLNTPISSELKNEFAKPTDSPNPDDYK
- a CDS encoding M20 family metallopeptidase; the encoded protein is MTRADAIARARDDFKSGAFLAELDRRVAYKTESQNPSRGPELRAYLEQEMQPAFAALDFTSRIVESPSGKAPFLFAEHHESASLPTVLVYGHGDVVDGMEGEWREGRDPWRTTVSGTRLYGRGTADNKGQHSINMAALRAVREARGGKLGFNAKFIVEMGEEIGSPDLGKVCDLNRDTLKADLFMASDGPRLSADRPTLFLGCRGGIRIHLDVNLRDGGHHSGNWGGVLANPATILVNAISTLVDGHGRLQLEALKPPRLTNQIRSYLADVEVVPTADEPALAENWGEEGLSAAERLYAWNTLEVLAMSSGNIEKPANAIPGHANAVLQLRFVVGTKIEGLIEAVRAHLVAKGFPMVEVRAAQSFAASRTDFDSPWIKWAADSVQETTGKAPAVLPNFGGSLPNDVFSEILGLPTIWVPHSYPGCSQHAPNEHILLPLTEEALTVMAGLFWDLGELPKPLA
- a CDS encoding ABC transporter permease subunit (The N-terminal region of this protein, as described by TIGR01726, is a three transmembrane segment that identifies a subfamily of ABC transporter permease subunits, which specificities that include histidine, arginine, glutamine, glutamate, L-cystine (sic), the opines (in Agrobacterium) octopine and nopaline, etc.), whose protein sequence is MLGSFDFDVIRRSLPYLFYEGMTFTLTLTALAALGGLIFGTAIALMRLSGYKTLGRIAGLYVDFMRSLPLVLVIFWFYFLVPYIGQWLTGASRPISVGAFASSLITFIMFEAAYFSEIMRAGIQSISRGQPAAASALGLSYAQTMRYVVLPQAFRNMLPVLLTQTIVLFQDTSLVYVLSIPDFLGAASKVAQRDGRLVEMYLFAAVVYFTISCIASFGVRRLQSRIAIIR